From Bifidobacterium sp. ESL0790, one genomic window encodes:
- the rmuC gene encoding DNA recombination protein RmuC, with amino-acid sequence MFENPVVIIVLVILAAALGLVAGFVLGKSRGQDSARALKDSDAKDAQAQNDALRGQVSNLTAQSAQYRAQVDGLNQQLAFVKSQLSQAQQAEQIRLQRQREQEAQQAERKRQEQAKAMAEQSKVLSALAPVQKNLDALQHKVSQIEEGRKHEMGALGEQLKGLNEQQTRLDKETSSLSAALRNNKVRGAWGEAQLKNIVESAGLLEHVDFDTQVVVTDPEGNIQRPDMVVHLPGGKTIPIDAKVPYSDYQRACEIPDTASPEELARRDELLQAHAKALREHVKTLGDKAYWNAFDTAPDFVIAFIPNDALLESALQVDPTLMDDAFARKVALTSPVTLWAVLKSVAFAWQQQSLTDDAKMLFDLSRELYERFAVLGDKANKLGHSITRTVSAYNAFASSLESRVLVTARKMQKIDGSKVIEPVEPVDSDKTDIKELTAPELNLDEEE; translated from the coding sequence ATGTTCGAAAATCCTGTTGTGATTATTGTGCTGGTCATCCTCGCGGCGGCGCTGGGGTTGGTGGCCGGATTTGTGCTGGGCAAATCGCGCGGTCAGGATTCCGCGCGGGCGCTCAAGGATTCCGACGCCAAGGACGCTCAGGCGCAAAACGACGCTTTGCGTGGGCAGGTCAGCAACCTGACGGCTCAATCGGCGCAATATCGCGCCCAGGTGGACGGGCTTAACCAGCAGTTGGCGTTCGTCAAATCCCAGCTTTCGCAGGCGCAGCAGGCCGAGCAGATTCGGCTCCAGAGGCAGCGTGAGCAGGAGGCGCAGCAGGCCGAGCGCAAACGCCAGGAGCAGGCGAAGGCCATGGCCGAGCAGAGCAAGGTGCTTTCGGCGCTCGCGCCCGTGCAAAAGAACCTCGACGCCTTGCAGCACAAGGTCTCGCAGATCGAGGAGGGGCGCAAGCATGAGATGGGTGCGCTCGGCGAGCAGCTCAAGGGGCTCAACGAGCAGCAGACCAGGCTCGACAAGGAGACCAGCTCGCTTTCGGCGGCCTTGCGCAACAACAAGGTGCGTGGCGCGTGGGGTGAGGCGCAGCTGAAGAACATCGTGGAGTCGGCCGGTCTGCTGGAGCATGTCGATTTCGACACCCAGGTGGTCGTCACCGACCCAGAGGGCAACATCCAGCGGCCTGATATGGTGGTGCACCTGCCTGGAGGCAAGACCATTCCCATCGACGCGAAGGTGCCGTATTCCGATTATCAGAGGGCGTGCGAGATTCCAGACACCGCCTCGCCGGAGGAATTGGCCCGTCGAGACGAGCTGTTGCAGGCCCATGCCAAGGCGTTGCGCGAGCACGTCAAGACCTTGGGTGACAAGGCCTATTGGAACGCTTTCGACACGGCTCCCGATTTCGTCATCGCTTTCATCCCCAACGACGCTTTGCTTGAGTCGGCCTTGCAGGTCGATCCGACGCTGATGGACGACGCCTTCGCGCGCAAGGTGGCGCTGACCTCGCCGGTCACGCTGTGGGCCGTGCTCAAGTCGGTAGCCTTCGCGTGGCAACAGCAGAGCCTGACCGATGACGCCAAGATGCTTTTCGACCTCTCGCGCGAGCTCTATGAGCGCTTCGCGGTCTTGGGCGACAAGGCCAACAAGCTGGGGCACTCGATCACTCGTACTGTCTCGGCCTATAACGCCTTCGCTTCGTCGCTCGAGTCGAGGGTGCTGGTCACGGCCCGCAAGATGCAGAAAATCGACGGCAGCAAGGTCATCGAGCCGGTGGAGCCGGTCGACTCCGACAAGACCGACATCAAAGAACTCACCGCCCCCGAGCTGAATCTTGACGAGGAGGAGTGA
- the clpB gene encoding ATP-dependent chaperone ClpB, whose translation MEQKFTTMAQEAIGDAIQSASAAGNPQVDTLHVLDALLRQENGVVPGLIEAAGGNRQGIGAAVRNALVKLPSASGSSTSQPQASRQLTTALAQAEKEMQKMGDEYVSTEHLLIGIAASAPNESADILKANGVTAEGLRKAVPSVRGGAKVTSPDAEGSYKALEKYSTDLTAQAKEGKLDPVIGRDQEIRRVIQILSRRTKNNPVLIGEPGVGKTAVVEGLAERIVAGDVPTTLQNKKLISLDLGSMVAGSKYRGEFEERLKSVLNEIKSANGEIITFIDEIHTIVGAGAAEGSMDAGNMLKPMLARGELRLIGATTLDEYRENIEKDPALERRFQQVFVGEPSVEDTIAILRGLKQRYEAHHKVTIGDDALVAAATLSNRYITGRQLPDKAIDLVDEAAAHLRMELDSQPEEIDELQRRETRLEMEEMQLKKAEDPASKDRLKKLQSDLADTREKLSGLKARWDQEKAGHNKVGDLRAQLDAKKVQADKYTREGDLEKASKILYGEVPAIQKQLDLAEQAADEENANGQETEPMVPDHVDADSVAGIVSEWTGIPVGRLMQGENEKLLNMEKFLGKRVIGQKEAIQAVSDAVRRSRAGISDPNRPTGSFLFLGPTGVGKTELAKALADFLFDDEKAMVRIDMSEYMEKGSVTRLIGAAPGYVGYEEGGQLTEAVRRRPYSVVLFDEVEKANPEIFDILLQVLDDGRLTDGQGRTVDFKNTILIMTSNLGSQFLVQPDLDDEAKKKAVMDAVHAHFKPEFLNRLDELVIFHPLTREELGEIVDIQVKQVASRLTDRRITLDVTKAAKEWLANAGYDPAYGARPLRRLVQTEVGDQMAKMLLSGKVHDGDTVLVDQTGGEHLELTTMPEDPLSGDDDK comes from the coding sequence ATGGAACAGAAGTTCACGACCATGGCCCAAGAGGCCATCGGTGACGCGATTCAGAGCGCGTCGGCTGCGGGCAATCCGCAGGTTGATACTTTGCATGTGCTTGACGCTTTGCTGCGTCAGGAGAACGGCGTGGTGCCGGGACTCATCGAGGCCGCGGGCGGCAATCGCCAGGGCATCGGCGCGGCCGTGCGCAATGCGCTGGTGAAGCTGCCGAGCGCGAGTGGCTCGTCCACTTCGCAGCCGCAGGCCAGCCGTCAGCTCACGACGGCGCTGGCTCAGGCCGAGAAAGAGATGCAGAAGATGGGCGACGAATACGTCTCCACCGAGCACCTTCTTATTGGCATCGCGGCGAGTGCGCCGAACGAGAGCGCGGATATTTTGAAGGCCAACGGTGTGACGGCCGAGGGCTTGCGCAAGGCCGTTCCGAGCGTGCGTGGCGGCGCGAAAGTGACCAGCCCGGATGCCGAAGGCAGCTACAAGGCGCTGGAGAAGTACTCCACCGACCTCACGGCGCAGGCGAAGGAAGGCAAGCTCGATCCGGTGATCGGCCGCGATCAGGAGATCCGCCGTGTCATCCAGATTCTTTCTCGCCGCACCAAGAACAACCCCGTTCTGATTGGCGAGCCCGGCGTCGGCAAGACCGCAGTCGTCGAAGGCCTGGCGGAACGAATCGTGGCGGGCGACGTACCCACGACCTTGCAGAACAAGAAGCTCATCAGCCTTGACTTGGGTTCGATGGTGGCCGGTTCGAAGTACCGTGGCGAGTTCGAGGAACGCCTGAAGTCCGTCCTGAACGAGATCAAGAGCGCCAACGGCGAGATCATCACCTTCATCGACGAGATTCATACCATCGTCGGCGCGGGTGCGGCCGAAGGCTCCATGGACGCCGGCAATATGCTGAAGCCCATGCTGGCCCGTGGCGAACTCCGCCTGATCGGCGCGACCACGCTCGACGAATACCGCGAGAACATCGAAAAGGACCCGGCTCTGGAACGTCGTTTCCAGCAGGTCTTCGTCGGCGAGCCCAGCGTTGAAGACACCATCGCGATTCTGCGCGGCCTGAAGCAGCGTTACGAGGCTCACCACAAGGTGACCATCGGCGACGATGCGCTCGTTGCCGCCGCGACGCTTTCGAACCGGTATATCACCGGCCGTCAGCTGCCTGATAAGGCCATCGATTTGGTCGACGAGGCCGCTGCGCACCTGCGTATGGAGTTGGATAGCCAGCCCGAGGAAATCGATGAGCTGCAACGTCGCGAGACCCGTCTCGAGATGGAGGAAATGCAGCTCAAGAAGGCCGAGGATCCCGCGAGCAAGGACCGCCTGAAGAAGCTGCAAAGCGACTTGGCGGACACCCGCGAGAAGCTTTCGGGGCTCAAGGCCCGTTGGGACCAGGAAAAGGCCGGCCACAACAAGGTCGGCGATCTGCGCGCCCAGCTTGACGCCAAGAAGGTCCAGGCTGACAAGTACACCCGCGAGGGCGATTTGGAGAAGGCCAGCAAGATTCTCTACGGTGAAGTCCCGGCGATCCAGAAGCAACTGGATCTGGCCGAGCAGGCCGCGGACGAGGAGAACGCGAACGGTCAGGAGACCGAGCCGATGGTTCCCGACCACGTGGACGCCGATTCGGTGGCGGGCATCGTCTCCGAATGGACCGGCATTCCTGTCGGCCGCCTGATGCAGGGCGAGAATGAGAAGCTCCTGAATATGGAGAAGTTCCTCGGCAAGCGTGTCATCGGCCAGAAGGAAGCCATTCAGGCGGTTTCGGACGCTGTGCGGCGCTCGCGTGCCGGCATCTCCGACCCGAACCGTCCGACCGGCTCGTTCCTCTTCCTGGGCCCGACCGGTGTGGGCAAGACGGAGCTCGCCAAGGCGTTGGCGGACTTCCTCTTCGACGACGAGAAGGCCATGGTGCGTATCGATATGAGCGAGTACATGGAAAAGGGTTCCGTGACCCGCCTGATCGGTGCGGCCCCCGGCTACGTCGGTTACGAAGAGGGCGGCCAGCTCACCGAGGCCGTGCGGCGTCGTCCTTACTCCGTCGTGCTGTTCGACGAGGTGGAGAAGGCGAATCCTGAGATCTTCGACATCCTTCTACAGGTGCTTGACGACGGTCGCCTGACCGATGGCCAGGGCAGGACCGTGGACTTCAAGAACACGATTCTCATCATGACTTCGAACTTGGGTTCGCAGTTCCTAGTGCAGCCTGACTTGGATGACGAGGCCAAGAAGAAGGCCGTGATGGACGCGGTTCACGCGCACTTCAAGCCCGAGTTCCTCAACCGTCTCGACGAGCTGGTCATCTTCCATCCGCTCACCCGCGAGGAGCTGGGCGAGATCGTGGACATCCAAGTCAAGCAGGTCGCGTCTCGCTTGACCGACCGCCGCATCACGCTCGACGTCACCAAGGCCGCGAAGGAATGGCTTGCCAACGCCGGTTACGACCCGGCTTACGGCGCCCGTCCGCTGCGTCGACTGGTGCAGACCGAGGTCGGCGACCAGATGGCGAAGATGTTGCTTTCCGGCAAGGTCCACGACGGCGACACCGTTCTGGTCGACCAGACCGGCGGCGAGCATCTCGAGCTCACTACGATGCCGGAGGATCCGCTGAGCGGGGACGACGACAAGTGA
- a CDS encoding fumarylacetoacetate hydrolase family protein, giving the protein MRIARFTHDDEAPQYAFVQTDKGDGKDYLVVLDGYPFGGQTVRPTGKRYPVDGEGVRLLAPIIPSKVYGLAKNYEAHAEFMHAKGQSQAEHAPSDMVIFMKPSTSVIGPDDPIVIPDFSNDMNFEPEVAVIIGRIAKNVSVTKAMDYVLGYTCVNDVTLRDLQGDDPMWTRAKGFDTSCPLGPWIQTELNWQDAKISFTLNGKAVPGASGTTADLIHSIPQQIAEISSFATLLPGDVIMTGTPNASGSLKPRDEAIVNIEGIGSLRNVVVKG; this is encoded by the coding sequence ATGAGAATCGCACGTTTCACACATGATGACGAAGCCCCGCAATATGCCTTCGTGCAGACCGACAAGGGCGACGGCAAAGACTATCTCGTGGTGCTCGACGGCTACCCCTTCGGCGGGCAGACCGTGCGGCCCACCGGCAAGCGCTACCCGGTCGACGGCGAGGGCGTCCGCCTGCTCGCCCCGATCATCCCCTCGAAGGTCTACGGCCTGGCCAAGAACTACGAGGCCCACGCCGAGTTCATGCATGCCAAGGGCCAGTCGCAGGCCGAGCATGCGCCGAGCGACATGGTCATCTTCATGAAGCCGAGCACCTCCGTGATCGGGCCCGACGACCCCATCGTCATCCCCGATTTCTCCAACGATATGAACTTCGAGCCCGAGGTGGCGGTCATCATCGGCCGCATCGCCAAGAACGTCTCGGTCACCAAGGCCATGGACTACGTGCTGGGCTACACCTGCGTCAATGACGTGACGCTGCGCGACCTGCAGGGCGACGACCCGATGTGGACGCGCGCCAAGGGCTTCGACACCTCGTGCCCGCTCGGCCCGTGGATCCAGACCGAGCTCAACTGGCAGGACGCCAAGATCTCCTTCACCCTGAATGGCAAGGCTGTGCCGGGGGCCTCGGGCACCACGGCCGACCTGATTCACTCGATTCCCCAGCAAATCGCTGAGATCTCAAGCTTCGCCACCCTGCTGCCTGGCGACGTCATCATGACGGGCACCCCCAACGCCTCGGGCTCGCTCAAGCCGCGCGACGAGGCCATCGTCAACATCGAGGGCATCGGTTCCCTGAGAAATGTGGTCGTAAAGGGCTGA
- a CDS encoding acylphosphatase, with protein sequence MRRQNGSANARQLGNAGADDGSAANGDVRVHAVVSGLVQGVGYRYFAVNEASRLGVSGWVRNRRDGSVEVEAQGSADAVSAMVEVLKSGPRWGHVDHVRTEEIPLSNNKDSGFRVRRDAF encoded by the coding sequence ATGAGGCGACAGAACGGTTCCGCGAACGCCCGGCAATTGGGGAATGCCGGTGCGGATGACGGCTCTGCGGCGAATGGCGACGTGCGTGTACATGCAGTGGTGAGCGGCCTCGTGCAAGGTGTCGGCTACCGCTATTTCGCAGTGAACGAGGCCTCTCGCCTAGGTGTCTCCGGCTGGGTGCGCAACCGTCGTGATGGCTCGGTCGAAGTGGAGGCGCAGGGTTCTGCCGACGCGGTTTCGGCAATGGTCGAGGTGCTGAAGTCAGGCCCAAGGTGGGGCCACGTCGACCATGTGCGGACTGAGGAAATTCCTCTTTCCAATAATAAAGACTCCGGATTCCGTGTTCGCCGCGATGCCTTCTGA
- a CDS encoding YggS family pyridoxal phosphate-dependent enzyme gives MTAYMDHKNLANETIDAKRRQEITDGVHRVLDTVAKATADAGREPGSAKLLAATKTRDVGEIMAAIDAGVRMIGENRPQEISAKAEGLIRHCADEGFDLGASVSPLKEGSNPEARTHIPFHLIGQLQSNKINKVLPYVDTIESVDSLETAEKIARRAVAHDITVGVLLEVNESGEESKSGCDPKHAIELAGQIGAIGGLRLEGLMTIGAHVDDEKRIREGFAHLRRTRDQILASGDAGTADCRELSMGMTHDMALAIAEGSTIVRVGTAIFGERAFI, from the coding sequence ATGACGGCATATATGGACCACAAGAATCTGGCCAATGAGACCATCGACGCCAAGCGGCGCCAGGAGATCACCGACGGCGTGCACCGCGTACTCGACACCGTGGCGAAGGCGACCGCGGACGCGGGGCGCGAACCCGGCTCGGCCAAGCTGCTCGCGGCCACCAAGACCCGCGACGTCGGCGAAATCATGGCCGCCATCGACGCAGGCGTGCGCATGATCGGCGAGAACCGTCCGCAGGAGATTTCCGCCAAGGCCGAGGGGCTCATCCGCCACTGCGCCGACGAGGGATTCGACCTGGGCGCGTCGGTCTCGCCGCTCAAGGAAGGTTCGAATCCCGAGGCTCGCACGCACATTCCCTTCCATCTCATCGGCCAATTGCAGTCCAACAAGATCAACAAGGTGCTGCCTTACGTCGACACCATCGAGTCCGTCGATTCGCTCGAGACCGCCGAGAAGATCGCGCGGCGGGCGGTGGCGCATGACATCACTGTGGGCGTGCTGCTCGAGGTCAACGAGTCGGGCGAGGAGTCCAAGTCGGGCTGCGACCCGAAGCACGCCATCGAATTGGCCGGGCAGATCGGCGCCATCGGCGGGCTGCGGCTTGAGGGGCTGATGACCATCGGCGCCCACGTTGACGACGAGAAGCGCATCCGTGAGGGCTTCGCGCACCTGCGCCGCACCCGCGACCAGATTCTCGCCTCGGGCGACGCCGGCACCGCCGATTGCCGCGAGCTCTCGATGGGCATGACCCACGACATGGCGCTCGCCATCGCCGAGGGCTCCACCATCGTGCGTGTTGGCACGGCCATCTTTGGCGAGAGGGCATTCATCTGA
- a CDS encoding DUF3152 domain-containing protein, producing MKRDGRSEQGAAGRFLAVLDLIASWALIGLRGLGHGALVVLRSFNHGVRRLWQAASGFLGFSGGRDRHDDSKGHKNSQGRKGRKGHKDAGKRQGRRKRRDGQNSTVKSGLSAGPPPPPVVDMAAISQGFIGSVLEPDSASEAQRGEARRGGARGGAKGRPSASVFRVRRTVVALVAVVLVAAIALAVHAVVASKAQQQSESAQIAQAAQKRETAKKAAAQAKRKAAHDPYKIPAQPALTDQSRGDILARAQKTVAASGKPAHQYTYCVGTRGNVGDTNMRVFENDIFRTLNDPKGWPRAGATFTLGDANAGNCDFTMYLAQANQVSTFSADCSDEYSCRVGDDVIINEDRWNGATKQLIKAGLTLQRYREMVINHEVGHRLGHIDNEPTCAGPGKPAPLMQEQSMGLNGCVPNEWPTDQELWIQE from the coding sequence GTGAAGCGCGACGGACGATCTGAACAGGGTGCGGCCGGCAGGTTCTTGGCCGTGCTGGACCTCATCGCCAGCTGGGCGCTCATCGGCCTGAGGGGGTTGGGCCACGGGGCGCTTGTCGTGTTGCGCTCGTTCAACCACGGTGTTCGTCGGCTGTGGCAGGCGGCGTCCGGTTTTCTGGGATTTTCCGGCGGGCGCGATCGACACGACGATAGTAAAGGCCATAAAAACAGCCAGGGGCGTAAGGGGCGCAAAGGCCATAAGGATGCTGGCAAACGGCAAGGTCGCCGCAAGCGTCGTGATGGTCAAAATTCCACGGTGAAATCTGGCCTGAGCGCGGGGCCGCCACCGCCTCCCGTGGTGGATATGGCGGCGATATCCCAAGGCTTCATCGGCTCGGTGCTGGAACCCGACTCCGCAAGCGAGGCGCAGCGAGGCGAGGCTCGACGCGGTGGAGCACGTGGCGGAGCAAAGGGGAGACCTTCGGCCTCCGTGTTCCGTGTGAGACGTACCGTCGTGGCGCTTGTTGCCGTGGTGCTGGTGGCCGCGATCGCCCTGGCCGTGCATGCCGTGGTGGCTTCGAAAGCGCAGCAGCAGTCCGAAAGCGCGCAGATCGCCCAAGCCGCCCAAAAGCGTGAGACCGCCAAGAAGGCCGCCGCGCAAGCCAAACGCAAGGCCGCCCACGACCCCTACAAGATACCCGCCCAGCCCGCGCTCACCGACCAGAGCCGCGGCGATATTTTGGCGCGTGCGCAGAAAACCGTGGCCGCCAGCGGCAAGCCCGCGCACCAATACACCTATTGCGTCGGCACCCGTGGCAACGTGGGCGACACCAATATGCGCGTCTTCGAAAACGACATCTTCCGCACGCTGAACGACCCGAAGGGCTGGCCGCGCGCCGGGGCGACCTTCACGCTCGGCGACGCGAACGCCGGCAACTGCGACTTCACCATGTACCTGGCGCAGGCCAACCAGGTGAGCACGTTCTCGGCGGACTGCTCCGACGAATACAGCTGCCGTGTGGGCGACGACGTGATCATCAACGAGGACCGCTGGAACGGCGCGACCAAGCAGCTCATCAAGGCCGGGCTCACCCTGCAGCGCTACCGCGAAATGGTCATCAACCACGAGGTCGGCCATCGCCTCGGGCACATCGACAACGAGCCGACGTGCGCCGGGCCGGGCAAACCCGCGCCGCTGATGCAGGAGCAGTCGATGGGGCTCAATGGGTGCGTACCCAACGAGTGGCCCACCGACCAAGAGCTGTGGATTCAGGAATGA